In Streptomyces hawaiiensis, one genomic interval encodes:
- a CDS encoding sugar phosphate isomerase/epimerase family protein: MPRTFTLFTGQWADLPLEEVCRLARDFGYDGLELACWGDHFEVDKALSDSSYVESRHQLLDKYGLKCWAISNHLVGQAVCDAIIDERHQAIVPGQVWGDGDPEGVRQRAADRMKDTARAAAAFGVDTVIGFTGSAIWHLVAMFPPAPDAMIERGYQDFADRWNPILDVFDAEGVRFAHEVHPSEIAYDYWTTQRALEAVGHRPAFGLNFDPSHFVWQDLDPVGFLWDFRDRIYHVDCKEARKRLDGRNGRLGSHLPWGDPRRGWDFVSAGHGDVPWEDVFRMLRSIDYQGPVSVEWEDAGMDRLQGAPEALTRLKAFDFDPPSASFDAAFNS, encoded by the coding sequence ATGCCGCGCACTTTCACGCTCTTCACCGGCCAGTGGGCGGACCTGCCCCTGGAGGAGGTCTGCCGCCTGGCCCGCGACTTCGGCTACGACGGCCTGGAACTCGCCTGCTGGGGCGATCACTTCGAAGTCGACAAGGCGCTGAGTGATTCCTCTTATGTGGAGTCGAGACATCAGCTCCTCGACAAGTACGGCCTCAAGTGCTGGGCCATTTCCAACCACCTGGTCGGCCAGGCCGTCTGCGACGCCATCATCGACGAACGCCACCAGGCCATCGTGCCGGGGCAGGTGTGGGGCGACGGAGACCCGGAAGGAGTCCGGCAGCGGGCCGCGGACCGTATGAAGGACACCGCCCGCGCCGCCGCCGCCTTCGGCGTCGACACCGTCATCGGCTTCACCGGCTCGGCCATCTGGCACCTGGTCGCCATGTTCCCGCCCGCCCCCGACGCGATGATCGAGCGGGGCTACCAGGACTTCGCCGACCGCTGGAACCCGATCCTGGACGTCTTCGACGCCGAGGGCGTGCGGTTCGCGCACGAGGTCCACCCCAGCGAGATCGCCTACGACTACTGGACGACCCAGCGTGCGCTGGAAGCGGTCGGCCACCGGCCCGCCTTCGGGCTGAACTTCGACCCTTCGCACTTCGTGTGGCAGGACCTCGACCCGGTCGGCTTCCTCTGGGACTTCCGCGACCGGATCTACCACGTCGACTGCAAGGAGGCCCGCAAGCGCCTCGACGGACGCAACGGCCGGCTCGGCTCCCACCTGCCCTGGGGCGACCCGCGGCGCGGTTGGGACTTCGTCTCCGCCGGACACGGCGACGTCCCCTGGGAGGACGTCTTCCGGATGCTGCGCTCCATCGACTACCAGGGCCCGGTCTCCGTCGAGTGGGAGGACGCCGGCATGGACCGCCTCCAGGGCGCGCCCGAGGCGCTGACCCGGCTGAAGGCCTTCGACTTCGATCCGCCCAGCGCGTCCTTCGACGCCGCGTTCAACAGCTGA
- a CDS encoding ThuA domain-containing protein, producing the protein MHRTRPRSTRTPRGPRLRTAVALFTGLLLAVGTPATVAGARPGQAEQDEPAAAEGQFQQVPLAKGEPETGEPMSLAVLPDRSVLHTSRDGTLRLTDQGGVTKVAGKLDVYSHDEEGLQGVGIDPDFKNNRAIYLYYAPPLDTPAGDAPETGTAEDFKKFDGVNRLSRFVLNANGTLNKASEKKVIDVAASRGTCCHVGGDIDFDADGNLYLSTGDDTNPFSSDGFTPIDDRPNRNPAFDARRSSGNTNDLRGKILRIKVAEDGSYTVPQGNLFAPGTEKTRPEIYAMGFRNPFRMSVDDKTGTVYVGDYGPDAGAADPKRGPAGQVEFAKVTKPANFGWPFCTGDNDAYVDYDFATKESGEAFDCDAPKNTSPYNTGLTDLPPAQAAWIPYDDGSVPEFGTGSESPMAGPVYRYDPELDSSVKFPEAYDGDFFAGEFGRRWIKRIEQNADGSVAKINDFPWTGTQIMDMEFGPDGALYVLDYGVSWFQGDEHSALYRIENAEDGFSPIAEVSADKTSGAAGLKVKFTASAKDADSTDLTYSWDFGDGTRGEGLNPTHRYKKVGTYSATFTAKDPEGNTGNASVRIVVGNTEPKVRIDVPGNGALAEFGKPVPFKVTVTDPEETVDCSKVKVTYSLGHDAHAHELTSEMGCEGTLKPPPGDGGHDPNANIYGVVGAGYTDGGANGQEELTGTARTVLQPLHRQGEHFTTRSGVSVIDKTGANGGKTVGDINDGDWISFTPYRFDGQKKMTVRTSSGGAGGFIELRTGSPDGPLHGSAYIPPTGGWETFQNVDVPLRSLPRKTTDIYLVFKGGEGALYDVDDFEFSKKPFKGGKKVLVFSKTAGFRHDSIPAGITALKELGGPAGITVDATEEARQFTTANLAKYDAVAFLSTTGDVLNAEQQKAFENYVAGGGGYMGIHAAADTEYDWEFYGGLVGAYFHSHPAIQKATVRVEDHDHPSTAHLDDAWERTDEWYNYRTNPREQAKVLATLDETTYQGGTMKGDHPIAWCQNYGGGRSFYTGGGHTKESYADEAFRAHLLGGLQYATGQVKADCKPSKNYRKIFNGQTLDGWKQAGPGTFDVKDGTLESEGGMGLLWYQAKELKSYSLKLDWKMRGDDNSGIFVGFPASDDPWSAVNKGYEIQIDATDTPDRTTGSVYSFKSANIKARDQVLRPPGQWNSYEIKVQGERLRVFLNGVKINDFTNKDPQRSLTDGHIGLQNHGASDQVSFRNIQLKELPVQGD; encoded by the coding sequence GTGCACAGAACCAGACCCAGAAGCACCCGCACCCCCAGAGGCCCCAGGCTTCGCACCGCCGTCGCCCTGTTCACCGGCCTGCTCCTGGCCGTGGGCACCCCGGCCACCGTCGCCGGGGCCCGACCCGGCCAAGCGGAGCAGGACGAACCGGCAGCCGCCGAGGGGCAGTTCCAGCAGGTGCCGCTCGCCAAGGGCGAACCCGAGACGGGCGAGCCGATGTCGCTCGCCGTGCTCCCGGACCGCAGCGTCCTGCACACCTCGCGCGACGGCACGCTGCGCCTCACCGACCAGGGCGGCGTCACCAAGGTCGCCGGCAAGCTCGACGTCTACAGCCACGACGAGGAGGGCCTCCAAGGCGTAGGCATCGACCCGGACTTCAAGAACAACCGGGCGATCTACCTCTACTACGCCCCGCCGCTCGACACCCCCGCCGGCGACGCCCCGGAGACCGGCACCGCCGAGGACTTCAAGAAGTTCGACGGCGTCAACCGCCTCTCCCGCTTCGTGCTGAACGCCAACGGCACGCTGAACAAGGCGAGCGAGAAGAAGGTCATCGACGTCGCGGCCTCCCGTGGCACCTGCTGCCACGTCGGCGGCGACATCGACTTCGACGCGGACGGCAACCTCTACCTGTCGACCGGCGACGACACCAACCCCTTCAGCTCCGACGGCTTCACCCCGATCGATGACCGGCCGAACCGCAACCCGGCCTTCGACGCCCGCCGCAGCTCCGGCAACACCAACGACCTGCGCGGCAAGATCCTGCGGATCAAGGTCGCCGAGGACGGCTCGTACACCGTCCCGCAGGGCAACCTCTTCGCCCCGGGCACCGAGAAGACCCGCCCCGAGATCTACGCGATGGGCTTCCGCAACCCGTTCCGGATGAGCGTCGACGACAAGACCGGCACCGTCTACGTCGGCGACTACGGCCCCGACGCCGGCGCCGCCGACCCCAAGCGCGGCCCGGCGGGACAGGTCGAGTTCGCCAAGGTCACCAAGCCGGCCAACTTCGGCTGGCCCTTCTGCACCGGTGACAACGACGCCTACGTCGACTACGACTTCGCCACCAAGGAGTCCGGCGAGGCGTTCGACTGCGACGCACCGAAGAACACCTCGCCGTACAACACGGGCCTCACCGACCTGCCGCCCGCGCAGGCCGCCTGGATCCCGTACGACGACGGCTCCGTGCCCGAGTTCGGCACCGGCTCCGAGTCCCCGATGGCCGGCCCGGTCTACCGCTACGACCCCGAACTCGACTCCAGCGTGAAGTTCCCCGAGGCCTACGACGGTGACTTCTTCGCCGGCGAGTTCGGCCGTCGCTGGATCAAGCGGATCGAGCAGAACGCCGACGGCTCCGTCGCGAAGATCAACGACTTCCCGTGGACCGGCACCCAGATCATGGACATGGAGTTCGGCCCCGACGGCGCGCTCTACGTCCTCGACTACGGCGTCTCCTGGTTCCAGGGCGACGAGCACTCCGCGCTGTACCGGATCGAGAACGCCGAGGACGGCTTCTCGCCCATCGCCGAGGTGAGCGCCGACAAGACGTCCGGCGCGGCCGGCCTGAAAGTCAAGTTCACCGCCTCCGCCAAGGACGCCGACTCCACGGACCTCACCTACAGCTGGGACTTCGGCGACGGCACCAGGGGCGAGGGCCTCAACCCCACCCACCGGTACAAGAAGGTCGGCACCTACAGCGCCACCTTCACCGCCAAGGACCCCGAGGGCAACACCGGCAACGCCAGCGTCCGGATCGTGGTCGGCAACACCGAACCCAAGGTGAGGATCGACGTCCCGGGCAACGGCGCACTGGCCGAATTCGGCAAGCCCGTCCCGTTCAAGGTGACCGTCACCGACCCCGAGGAGACGGTCGACTGCTCCAAGGTCAAGGTCACCTACAGCCTCGGCCACGACGCGCACGCCCACGAGCTGACCAGCGAGATGGGCTGCGAGGGCACCCTGAAGCCGCCCCCCGGTGACGGCGGCCACGACCCCAACGCCAACATCTACGGCGTCGTCGGCGCCGGCTACACCGACGGCGGCGCCAACGGCCAGGAGGAGCTGACCGGCACCGCCCGCACCGTGCTCCAGCCGCTGCACCGCCAGGGCGAGCACTTCACCACCCGGTCGGGTGTGTCGGTCATCGACAAGACCGGCGCCAACGGCGGCAAGACCGTCGGCGACATCAACGACGGCGACTGGATCTCCTTCACCCCCTACCGGTTCGACGGGCAGAAGAAGATGACCGTGCGGACCTCCTCCGGCGGCGCGGGCGGCTTCATCGAGCTGCGCACCGGCTCGCCCGACGGACCGCTGCACGGCTCGGCGTACATCCCGCCGACCGGAGGCTGGGAGACCTTCCAGAACGTCGACGTGCCGCTGCGGTCGCTCCCCAGGAAGACCACGGACATCTACCTGGTCTTCAAGGGCGGCGAGGGCGCGCTGTACGACGTGGACGACTTCGAGTTCTCCAAGAAGCCGTTCAAGGGCGGCAAGAAGGTCCTGGTCTTCTCCAAGACCGCCGGCTTCCGCCACGACTCCATCCCGGCCGGCATCACCGCCCTGAAGGAGCTCGGCGGCCCGGCCGGCATCACGGTCGACGCGACCGAGGAGGCCAGGCAGTTCACCACGGCCAACCTCGCCAAGTACGACGCCGTGGCCTTCCTGTCCACCACTGGCGATGTCCTCAACGCCGAGCAGCAGAAGGCGTTCGAGAACTACGTGGCGGGCGGCGGCGGATACATGGGCATCCACGCCGCCGCCGACACCGAGTACGACTGGGAGTTCTACGGCGGCCTCGTCGGCGCCTACTTCCACTCGCACCCGGCCATCCAGAAGGCCACCGTCCGCGTCGAGGACCACGACCACCCGTCGACCGCGCACCTGGACGACGCCTGGGAGCGCACCGACGAGTGGTACAACTACCGCACCAACCCGCGCGAGCAGGCCAAGGTCCTCGCCACCCTGGACGAGACCACCTACCAGGGCGGCACCATGAAGGGCGACCACCCGATCGCCTGGTGCCAGAACTACGGCGGCGGCCGCTCCTTCTACACCGGCGGCGGCCACACCAAGGAGTCCTACGCCGACGAAGCCTTCCGCGCCCATCTGCTCGGCGGCCTGCAGTACGCCACCGGCCAGGTGAAGGCGGACTGCAAGCCGAGCAAGAACTACCGGAAGATCTTCAACGGCCAGACCCTGGACGGCTGGAAGCAGGCCGGCCCCGGCACGTTCGACGTCAAGGACGGCACCCTGGAGTCCGAGGGCGGCATGGGCCTGCTCTGGTACCAGGCCAAGGAGCTGAAGTCGTACTCGCTCAAGCTCGACTGGAAGATGCGGGGCGACGACAACTCCGGGATCTTCGTGGGCTTCCCCGCCTCCGACGACCCCTGGTCCGCGGTGAACAAGGGCTACGAGATCCAGATCGACGCCACGGACACCCCCGACCGCACCACGGGCTCCGTCTACTCGTTCAAGTCGGCCAACATCAAGGCCCGTGACCAGGTCCTGCGGCCACCCGGCCAGTGGAACTCCTACGAGATCAAGGTCCAGGGCGAACGCCTCCGGGTGTTCCTCAACGGAGTCAAGATCAACGACTTCACCAACAAGGACCCCCAGCGGAGCCTGACCGACGGTCACATCGGCCTGCAGAACCACGGCGCCAGCGACCAGGTCTCCTTCCGCAACATCCAGTTGAAGGAACTGCCCGTCCAGGGCGACTGA